The following are encoded in a window of Impatiens glandulifera chromosome 5, dImpGla2.1, whole genome shotgun sequence genomic DNA:
- the LOC124938972 gene encoding protein DETOXIFICATION 53, translating to MNESGEIEISSEQTVPKNDEESEQQWRRKEKQNYFFHFMSFPCFPLNQVIEELIKLGKIAFPILMTSLLIFSKSIISMLFLGRMGKVELAGGSLAIGFANITGFSVMKGLTGGMDPICYQAYGAKKLYILTQTYLKTFLLLLFASVPISLLWLNVEPVLLRLGQERLISKVAKDYLIFSLPELLAHSHLNPLRSFLRTQSINSPATIAATVATILHLPINYYFVVYLKLGVKGVAMGSVCYAYNMNLGLMIYVVMSKFALKPWTGATFVSTFQGWRPLLSLALPSVCSVCLEWWWYEIVLFLGGLLDNPEAAVGAMGILIQTTGTIYVVPYSLSVSISQRVGHELGAGEPARARLAAVTGVTLGVVYGFSAFGLFVALRSVWGKMYTDDPQILGLISLTLPILGLAEVGNAPQTTVCGVLMGSARPRVGVHVNLAAFYLIGLPVATLMAFSLKMGFSGLWWGLVAAQTACAFMMVWTLIQTDWRHQAKRAEELTLAAGETDTVTNLVP from the exons ATGAATGAGTCTGGAGAAATTGAAATTAGCTCTGAACAAACAGTACCTAAGAACGATGAAGAAAGTGAACAACAATGGAGAAGAAAAGAGAAACAAAACTACTTCTTCCATTTCATGAGCTTTCCATGTTTTCCTCTCAATCAG GTAATAGAAGAATTAATAAAGCTTGGAAAGATTGCATTTCCAATATTGATGACATCTCTACttatattctcaaaatcaataatttcaATGCTCTTCTTGGGTCGAATGGGTAAAGTTGAACTCGCCGGCGGTTCTCTAGCCATTGGTTTCGCAAACATAACCGGTTTCTCAGTTATGAAAGGTCTAACCGGAGGAATGGACCCAATTTGTTATCAAGCTTATGGTGCCAAAAAACTATACATTCTAACCCAAACATATCTCAAAACCTTCCTCCTTTTACTCTTCGCATCCGTTCCCATTTCACTCCTTTGGTTAAACGTAGAACCGGTCTTACTTCGTTTAGGTCAAGAACGTCTCATTTCAAAAGTAGCCAAAGATTATCTAATCTTTTCTCTTCCTGAATTACTAGCACATTCTCATCTCAACCCTTTACGTTCCTTTTTAAGGACACAAAGTATTAACTCTCCGGCGACAATCGCAGCCACCGTAGCTACCATTCTCCACTTACCCATCAATTACTATTTCGTAGTGTATTTGAAGTTGGGTGTCAAAGGAGTTGCTATGGGGTCAGTTTGTTACGCTTATAATATGAACCTCGGGTTGATGATATACGTGGTCATGTCGAAATTTGCTTTGAAACCTTGGACTGGGGCTACCTTCGTTTCGACTTTCCAAGGTTGGAGGCCTTTGTTGAGCCTTGCTCTTCCAAGCGTGTGCTCGGTTTGTCTCGAATGGTGGTGGTATGAGATAGTACTTTTCCTTGGCGGGCTTTTGGATAACCCGGAGGCTGCTGTTGGTGCCATGGGAATTCTTATTCAAACCACGGGCACAATCTACGTGGTGCCTTACTCGTTGAGCGTGAGTATATCTCAACGAGTAGGTCACGAGCTTGGGGCAGGTGAACCTGCCCGAGCTCGGCTTGCAGCCGTGACTGGCGTGACACTTGGTGTTGTGTATGGGTTTTCCGCGTTCGGGTTGTTTGTTGCTTTACGATCTGTTTGGGGGAAGATGTACACGGACGACCCGCAAATACTTGGGTTGATTTCGTTGACTCTACCGATTTTGGGGCTCGCGGAGGTTGGGAATGCTCCGCAGACGACTGTTTGCGGAGTGTTGATGGGGTCCGCGAGACCGAGAGTTGGGGTTCATGTGAATTTAGCCGCATTTTATTTGATTGGGCTACCGGTGGCTACCTTGATGGCATTTTCGTTGAAAATGGGGTTTTCGGGATTGTGGTGGGGGTTGGTGGCCGCACAAACGGCTTGTGCGTTTATGATGGTTTGGACATTAATACAAACGGATTGGAGACATCAAGCTAAGAGGGCCGAGGAACTTACTTTGGCGGCTGGTGAGACCGATACGGTTACAAATTTGGTTCCTTGA
- the LOC124939835 gene encoding uncharacterized protein LOC124939835, with amino-acid sequence MNSPEVDLDPKATNNTVNSTSFPVTPLKDNPLIDEEKGNTPNKTSLGSDTNESCNDPTKTCMTGEMIACFQGLGNGIKNIVILVQNEGEITIRVTVKQPSLENTTDPLEVHGHQIGKIDIPVTDDPKIVLNAGSGDCELNIGPSSSSQKEDIFQKFQFYYNQVTPIYGACMFFVVAMIVGGIWSYCKFSQGNQEGEIPYQELEMGSPGSASALNIDSAEGWDQVWDDDWDEENAVRSPVGRKNRVGSVSAKGIPARSSNNRVEDGWDNDWDD; translated from the exons ATGAATTCGCCTGAGGTGGATCTCGATCCAAAAGCGACTAACAACACTGTTAATAGTACATCATTTCCTGTTACTCCTTTGAAAGATAACCCGCTGATAGATGAAGAGAAGGGAAATACTCCAAATAAAACAAGTTTGGGATCTGATACTAATGAGTCCTGCAATGACCCAACCAAGACTTGCATGACGGGAGAAATGATTGCCTGTTTTCAAGGTTTAGGCAATG GCATAAAAAATATAGTGATTCTTGTCCAAAATGAAGGAGAAATTACTATAAGGGTGACGGTTAAGCAACCAAGTTTGGAAAATACAACTGATCCGCTTGAAGTACATGGGCACCAAATTGGAAAG ATTGATATACCTGTCACTGATGACcctaaaattgtattaaatgcTGGAAGTGGGGATTGTGAGTTAAACATTGGTCCATCTTCTTCATCACAAAAAGAAGATATCTTCCAAAAGTTCCAGTTTTATTATAATCAAGTGACCCCAATCTATGGTGCATGTATGTTCTTTGTAGTAGCCATGATTGTGGGTGGGATTTGGAGTTACTGCAAATTTAGTCAAGGAAATCAAGAAGGTGAAATTCCTTATCAGGAACTTGAAATGGGTTCACCAGGATCTGCTTCAGCCCTGAACATTGATTCTGCAGAAGGTTGGGACCAGGTTTGGGACGATGATTGGGATGAAGAAAACGCGGTTAGGTCTCCTGTTGGACGTAAAAATCGTGTTGGAAGTGTTTCAGCAAAAGGGATTCCTGCTAGATCTTCTAATAATAGAGTAGAAGATGGTTGGGACAATGATTGGGATGATTAG
- the LOC124940464 gene encoding uncharacterized protein LOC124940464 gives MGLLILYLDTILVPLSLFLTIGYHAYLWGNFRRKPAITTVGLQTLRRRSWLHANYQGDDKKGMLAVQSLRNTLMGSILTATITILLTVSMAALMNNAYKGIHVLSGSSLFGSQSGGIAVVKYGAASMFLVGSFVFSSMAVSCLIDANYVINTPPEKFSAAYIETVFERGFILAVVGNRLLCVAFPLILWMFGPLPVLVVSIVMVWVLYGLDFVIAFNFQIK, from the exons atgGGATTATTGATTCTTTACTTAGATACAATATTGGTTCCACTAAGTCTTTTCTTAACAATAGGATATCATGCCTATTTATGGGGAAACTTTCGCCGGAAACCAGCAATCACCACCGTCGGACTTCAAACTCTCCGGCGAAGATCATGGCTCCACGCCAATTATCAG GGAGATGATAAAAAAGGGATGTTGGCAGTTCAGAGTTTGAGAAATACTTTAATGGGTAGTATCTTAACGGCTACTATAACAATCTTGTTGACCGTTTCAATGGCGGCGCTAATGAACAACGCTTATAAAGGTATTCATGTTTTAAGTGGCAGCAGCCTTTTTGGATCTCAGTCAGGTGGGATAGCCGTTGTTAAGTACGGCGCCGCCTCTATGTTTTTAGTGGGTAGTTTTGTTTTCAGTTCTATGGCGGTTTCTTGTTTGATTGATGCTAATTATGTTATTAATACTCCGCCGGAAAAGTTCTCGGCGGCGTATATAGAGACGGTTTTTGAACGTGGGTTTATATTGGCGGTGGTCGGAAATAGATTGCTTTGTGTGGCGTTTCCTTTGATTTTGTGGATGTTTGGTCCTTTGCCGGTGCTGGTGGTTTCTATTGTTATGGTTTGGGTATTGTATGGGCTTGATTTTGTTATtgcttttaattttcaaattaagtaA